In one window of Solanum pennellii chromosome 2, SPENNV200 DNA:
- the LOC107010281 gene encoding protein PIN-LIKES 5-like isoform X2, translated as MSNAIAEIVFVIFTPALMFASLAESVTFQDIITWWFMPVNVGLTFLFGGILGWIAMKILKPKPHLEGLIIATCSSGNLGNLLLIVIPAICKEDGSPFGDHKTCASVGLSYASFSMALGGFYIWTFTYQLIRNSSLKFKSLKPAEENEAFKGPNVDSETNEKSCLLDNNSQDQLPISTTKTTENQTVEVSSWRKIVGVVHTFLEEITAPPTLGAIVGFLFGSVTWLKNLVIGDAAPLRVIQDSVKLLGDGTIPCITLILGGNLTQGLRKAEVKPSTIIAVVCVRFILSPLIGIVIVKTAANLGFLPADPLYHFVLMLQYTVPPAMNISTMTQLVDVAQEECSVLIMWTYLVAALALTIWSTIFMWILS; from the exons ATGAGCAACGCCATTGCTGAG ATAGTTTTTGTGATATTTACACCGGCCTTGATGTTTGCGAGTTTGGCAGAGTCTGTCACCTTTCAAGATATCATCACATG GTGGTTTATGCCAGTTAATGTTGGATTAACATTTCTATTTGGAGGGATTCTTGGATGGATAGCTATGAAAATATTGAAACCAAAGCCACATCTTGAGGGACTCATTATTGCTACATGCTCATCAG GAAACTTGGGAAATCTTCTTTTGATTGTCATTCCTGCAATTTGCAAAGAAGATGGAAGTCCATTTGGTGATCATAAAACTTGTGCTTCTGTTGGCCTTTCGTATGCATCTTTCTCAATGGCA CTTGGAGGTTTCTACATTTGGACATTCACTTATCAGCTAATAAGAAATTCATCCTTGAAATTCAAATCACTAAAACCAGCAGAGGAAAACGAAGCGTTTAAGGGACCAAATGTGGACTCAGAGACAAATGAAAAGTCTTGCCTTCTTGACAACAATTCTCAAGATCAACTTCCTATTAGTACCACAAAAACAACTGAAAATCAAACAGTAGAAGTATCATCATGGCGAAAAATAGTAGGTGTGGTACACACTTTCTTAGAAGAAATAACAGCACCTCCAACTCTTGGAGCT ATTGTAGGATTCCTGTTTGGTTCAGTTACATGGCTGAAAAACCTGGTGATTGGGGATGCTGCTCCTCTTAGAGTTATTCAAGACTCTGTTAAGTTACTTGG GGATGGAACCATTCCATGCATCACTCTTATACTTGGAGGCAACCTCACACAAG GATTGAGGAAGGCAGAAGTAAAACCATCAACTATAATAGCAGTTGTTTGCGTACGATTCATCTTAAGTCCATTGATAGGGATTGTAATTGTTAAAACAGCAGCCAACTTAGGGTTCCTTCCAGCAGATCCTCTGTATCATTTCGTGCTAATGCTTCAGTACACAGTCCCACCAGCTATGAATATCA GTACAATGACACAATTAGTTGATGTAGCACAAGAAGAGTGTTCTGTTCTAATCATGTGGACTTATTTGGTAGCAGCATTAGCACTCACCATTTGGTCCACTATATTCATGTGGATCTTATcatga
- the LOC107010281 gene encoding protein PIN-LIKES 7-like isoform X1, which produces MGFMTLLEVASMPILQVLIVSGLGAVMATDYLKLLPADARKYLNRIVFVIFTPALMFASLAESVTFQDIITWWFMPVNVGLTFLFGGILGWIAMKILKPKPHLEGLIIATCSSGNLGNLLLIVIPAICKEDGSPFGDHKTCASVGLSYASFSMALGGFYIWTFTYQLIRNSSLKFKSLKPAEENEAFKGPNVDSETNEKSCLLDNNSQDQLPISTTKTTENQTVEVSSWRKIVGVVHTFLEEITAPPTLGAIVGFLFGSVTWLKNLVIGDAAPLRVIQDSVKLLGDGTIPCITLILGGNLTQGLRKAEVKPSTIIAVVCVRFILSPLIGIVIVKTAANLGFLPADPLYHFVLMLQYTVPPAMNISTMTQLVDVAQEECSVLIMWTYLVAALALTIWSTIFMWILS; this is translated from the exons atggggttTATGACATTATTAGAAGTGGCATCAATGCCAATATTGCAAGTGCTAATAGTAAGTGGTTTAGGAGCTGTAATGGCCACTGATTATCTTAAGCTACTTCCTGCTGATGCCCGCAAATACCTTAACAGA ATAGTTTTTGTGATATTTACACCGGCCTTGATGTTTGCGAGTTTGGCAGAGTCTGTCACCTTTCAAGATATCATCACATG GTGGTTTATGCCAGTTAATGTTGGATTAACATTTCTATTTGGAGGGATTCTTGGATGGATAGCTATGAAAATATTGAAACCAAAGCCACATCTTGAGGGACTCATTATTGCTACATGCTCATCAG GAAACTTGGGAAATCTTCTTTTGATTGTCATTCCTGCAATTTGCAAAGAAGATGGAAGTCCATTTGGTGATCATAAAACTTGTGCTTCTGTTGGCCTTTCGTATGCATCTTTCTCAATGGCA CTTGGAGGTTTCTACATTTGGACATTCACTTATCAGCTAATAAGAAATTCATCCTTGAAATTCAAATCACTAAAACCAGCAGAGGAAAACGAAGCGTTTAAGGGACCAAATGTGGACTCAGAGACAAATGAAAAGTCTTGCCTTCTTGACAACAATTCTCAAGATCAACTTCCTATTAGTACCACAAAAACAACTGAAAATCAAACAGTAGAAGTATCATCATGGCGAAAAATAGTAGGTGTGGTACACACTTTCTTAGAAGAAATAACAGCACCTCCAACTCTTGGAGCT ATTGTAGGATTCCTGTTTGGTTCAGTTACATGGCTGAAAAACCTGGTGATTGGGGATGCTGCTCCTCTTAGAGTTATTCAAGACTCTGTTAAGTTACTTGG GGATGGAACCATTCCATGCATCACTCTTATACTTGGAGGCAACCTCACACAAG GATTGAGGAAGGCAGAAGTAAAACCATCAACTATAATAGCAGTTGTTTGCGTACGATTCATCTTAAGTCCATTGATAGGGATTGTAATTGTTAAAACAGCAGCCAACTTAGGGTTCCTTCCAGCAGATCCTCTGTATCATTTCGTGCTAATGCTTCAGTACACAGTCCCACCAGCTATGAATATCA GTACAATGACACAATTAGTTGATGTAGCACAAGAAGAGTGTTCTGTTCTAATCATGTGGACTTATTTGGTAGCAGCATTAGCACTCACCATTTGGTCCACTATATTCATGTGGATCTTATcatga